One segment of Alphaproteobacteria bacterium DNA contains the following:
- a CDS encoding DUF2282 domain-containing protein yields the protein MMNKKTKFLTAASILTAALANMPDASAHMEPKKGDGKEKCYGVVKAGMNECASKANKHSCATLAKKDSDPNEWIKVPSGLCDKLVGGSKQEKGNG from the coding sequence ATGATGAATAAAAAAACCAAGTTTCTGACCGCTGCCAGCATCCTAACGGCGGCACTGGCTAACATGCCAGATGCCAGCGCCCATATGGAGCCAAAAAAAGGTGATGGCAAAGAAAAATGCTACGGCGTGGTCAAGGCAGGCATGAATGAATGCGCCAGCAAAGCCAATAAACATTCCTGCGCCACCCTGGCTAAAAAAGATAGCGATCCCAATGAGTGGATTAAAGTGCCAAGCGGCCTGTGTGACAAGCTGGTTGGTGGTTCCAAACAAGAAAAAGGTAACGGGTAA
- a CDS encoding APC family permease, with amino-acid sequence MGTGVMIGAGIFALTGQVAELAREWFPLAFLAAAVVAGFSAYSYVKMSNAYPSAGGIAMFLQKTYGKGTMTAACALLMYFSMVINESLVARTFGTYTLQLFDVGKDSWLVPALGVGLLAFAFLVNILGNKFIQTFSFFMAFVKIGGLVLLAAGGLYASGFNFESISVQPEETTFTGFLGAVALGILAFKGFTTITNSGGEIKEPHKNVGRAIIISIGICVAIYLLVTLAVGANLSVDEIVKAKDYSLAEAARPAFGQWGLWFTVGFAIIATVSGVIASVFAVSRMLAMLTDMDLVPHSHFGMPGSIQKHTLVYTIVIAMLLTIFFDLSRIASLGAIFYIIMDIAIHWGVLRHLRKEVEANAVILITAIVLDVIVLGAFLWVKAQSDMLVIWASLVGLIIIFAGERLFIHKYKTEES; translated from the coding sequence ATGGGTACTGGCGTTATGATCGGTGCAGGTATCTTTGCGCTTACCGGACAGGTGGCAGAGCTGGCGCGGGAATGGTTCCCGCTGGCCTTTTTAGCCGCCGCTGTGGTGGCAGGATTTAGCGCCTATTCTTATGTAAAAATGTCCAATGCCTATCCCAGCGCAGGCGGCATCGCCATGTTTTTGCAGAAAACCTATGGCAAAGGTACGATGACCGCCGCCTGTGCTCTGCTTATGTATTTCTCCATGGTGATTAATGAAAGCCTGGTAGCCCGAACCTTTGGCACCTATACGCTCCAGCTCTTTGATGTCGGAAAGGATAGCTGGTTGGTTCCGGCACTCGGCGTGGGGCTGTTGGCTTTCGCGTTTCTGGTTAATATTCTAGGTAACAAATTCATCCAGACCTTCTCCTTCTTCATGGCCTTTGTGAAGATTGGCGGGTTGGTATTGCTGGCAGCGGGTGGTTTATATGCCTCCGGCTTTAATTTTGAGAGCATTTCAGTACAGCCCGAAGAAACGACATTTACCGGATTTCTAGGGGCTGTAGCTTTAGGGATTCTAGCGTTTAAAGGCTTTACCACTATCACCAATAGCGGCGGGGAAATTAAAGAGCCGCATAAGAATGTCGGTCGTGCCATTATTATCTCCATTGGCATTTGCGTGGCGATTTATCTGCTCGTAACCTTAGCCGTAGGCGCAAACCTCTCCGTTGATGAGATTGTTAAAGCCAAGGACTATTCTTTGGCAGAAGCGGCACGCCCGGCTTTTGGCCAGTGGGGATTATGGTTTACGGTGGGCTTTGCGATTATTGCCACCGTCTCCGGTGTAATCGCCAGCGTCTTTGCCGTATCACGCATGCTGGCCATGCTCACCGATATGGATTTGGTGCCGCATAGTCATTTCGGCATGCCTGGTAGCATCCAGAAACATACGTTGGTCTATACTATCGTTATCGCCATGCTGCTGACCATCTTCTTTGATCTTAGCCGTATCGCTTCGCTCGGCGCGATTTTCTATATCATCATGGATATCGCTATCCATTGGGGTGTGCTGCGCCATTTACGAAAAGAGGTGGAGGCCAATGCCGTTATTTTGATCACCGCCATCGTGCTCGATGTCATCGTGCTGGGCGCATTCTTATGGGTTAAAGCGCAATCCGATATGCTGGTCATATGGGCATCACTGGTTGGGCTGATCATTATTTTTGCAGGAGAGCGGTTATTCATACACAAATACAAAACCGAGGAGAGTTAA
- a CDS encoding MerR family transcriptional regulator: MDKKSYITIGKLSDISGVRTDTIRYYEKLGVLGKPERAANGYRVYGQEALRILLFVRRAKVMNFTLEEIKELLTMSEDDHPSVCGDILIMVESKIGVFKQKIEDTKIALVSLERFAKDCPGGQVPTKHCPFINYLGNGENT, from the coding sequence ATGGATAAGAAAAGCTACATAACCATTGGAAAACTATCGGACATTAGCGGGGTTCGCACCGATACCATCCGCTATTATGAAAAGCTCGGCGTGCTTGGCAAGCCAGAGCGTGCTGCCAATGGCTACCGTGTCTATGGACAAGAAGCATTGCGTATTTTGCTTTTTGTGCGCCGTGCGAAGGTGATGAATTTCACCTTAGAGGAAATTAAAGAACTTCTCACCATGTCCGAAGACGATCATCCATCAGTATGCGGTGATATCCTCATCATGGTGGAAAGCAAGATCGGCGTATTTAAGCAGAAAATTGAAGATACAAAAATTGCGCTGGTATCACTGGAACGCTTTGCCAAAGATTGCCCTGGCGGACAAGTTCCGACAAAGCACTGTCCATTTATTAACTATCTAGGAAACGGAGAAAACACATGA
- a CDS encoding DUF2231 domain-containing protein — translation MPEIIPNWHPVFVHFTVALLITATGLFLLGTLASGKQWSATALKVAHINLWLGALVTIITVIAGLDAYNTVDHDTPSHIAMTDHRNWALPTAAAFAVLALWSAAIYRRSVKVGLPFLITLLIAAGALSATAWKGGELVYRHGLGVMSMPSISSSGEGHSGHAHPDGGHGEVKEKQEDGHDHAH, via the coding sequence ATGCCCGAAATCATCCCCAACTGGCACCCCGTGTTTGTGCATTTCACGGTCGCTTTGCTGATCACCGCCACCGGGCTATTTCTGCTTGGCACATTAGCTTCCGGTAAACAATGGTCAGCCACGGCGCTTAAAGTCGCGCATATCAATTTATGGCTTGGCGCATTGGTCACCATCATCACCGTCATTGCAGGGCTTGATGCCTATAACACGGTGGATCACGATACTCCCTCCCATATTGCCATGACCGATCACCGAAATTGGGCGCTGCCCACCGCCGCCGCATTTGCCGTACTGGCATTGTGGTCAGCGGCTATTTACCGGCGCTCCGTCAAAGTGGGATTGCCATTTTTAATCACATTGCTGATTGCCGCCGGAGCCTTAAGCGCCACCGCATGGAAAGGTGGTGAGCTGGTTTATCGCCATGGCTTAGGCGTAATGTCGATGCCGAGTATCAGCAGCAGCGGTGAAGGCCATAGCGGCCATGCCCATCCAGATGGCGGCCACGGTGAAGTAAAAGAAAAGCAGGAGGATGGCCATGATCACGCGCATTAA
- a CDS encoding copper-binding protein, producing the protein MITRINTSLILALLAVLLPLNASAHGGTKKAAEAIGVINQVISATTLNITTEPIKKLGWSETTMDWKVKDGVKTDHLSAGDQVKLLIEQSNNRLTYHIITITMTNPPKEMNDE; encoded by the coding sequence ATGATCACGCGCATTAACACCTCTCTTATTCTTGCCTTACTGGCTGTGCTGTTACCGCTGAATGCATCCGCCCATGGTGGAACGAAAAAAGCAGCAGAAGCGATTGGTGTCATCAATCAGGTCATTAGCGCCACCACTTTAAATATCACGACCGAGCCAATCAAAAAACTCGGCTGGTCAGAGACCACTATGGATTGGAAGGTAAAAGATGGCGTGAAAACTGACCATTTGAGTGCCGGAGATCAGGTGAAGCTCCTAATTGAGCAAAGCAATAACCGCCTAACCTACCACATCATCACTATTACAATGACCAACCCACCAAAGGAGATGAATGATGAATAA
- a CDS encoding efflux RND transporter periplasmic adaptor subunit — MYSINAPTDGVVLKRNTNTGSVAGEDAIFTIADLSNVWAEFHVFPRNLDKVQEGQQVRVHTLQNGKSIETPITLILPTADPLSQTVIVVVSIPNQQGKWRPGMTVEGDVYLADYDVPLAVTSDAIQQMKDQSVVFVKEGNAYEMRPVRLGKADEQYVEVLSGLTAGEEYVSKGSFIIKADLGKSEVEDHD; from the coding sequence GTGTATAGCATTAACGCGCCCACCGATGGTGTGGTGCTAAAGCGAAATACCAATACCGGCAGTGTTGCCGGTGAGGATGCCATTTTTACCATCGCTGATCTATCGAATGTATGGGCGGAGTTTCACGTATTCCCTCGCAATCTTGATAAGGTACAGGAGGGTCAGCAAGTACGTGTACACACACTGCAAAATGGCAAAAGCATCGAAACACCTATCACGCTTATTTTGCCCACCGCTGATCCACTCAGCCAAACCGTGATTGTGGTGGTGTCCATACCAAACCAGCAAGGTAAATGGCGACCCGGCATGACAGTGGAAGGTGATGTGTATCTGGCCGATTATGATGTGCCATTGGCGGTGACCAGCGATGCCATTCAACAAATGAAAGATCAGTCCGTGGTGTTCGTCAAAGAAGGCAATGCCTATGAGATGCGCCCCGTTAGGTTAGGAAAAGCTGATGAACAATATGTGGAAGTGCTTTCCGGGCTAACTGCCGGTGAAGAATATGTCAGCAAGGGCAGTTTTATTATTAAAGCCGACCTCGGTAAATCCGAGGTGGAAGATCACGATTAG
- a CDS encoding efflux RND transporter periplasmic adaptor subunit, with protein sequence MKILSIILLSFTLLAGGLFAADVSWISQAQAGDDDHDEHEEEHEEGKTEIDAEAAKAAGVEISKAGAATVHEVLTLTGRIMLNRNTTTEVRARFPGVVKSVNVNWGDKVTYGQKLATV encoded by the coding sequence ATGAAAATATTATCCATAATATTACTGTCTTTTACATTACTGGCAGGTGGTCTTTTTGCTGCCGATGTTAGTTGGATATCCCAAGCACAGGCTGGAGATGATGACCACGATGAACATGAAGAAGAGCATGAGGAAGGTAAAACGGAAATAGATGCAGAAGCGGCAAAAGCGGCGGGTGTTGAAATCAGTAAAGCCGGTGCTGCCACCGTTCATGAGGTGCTGACCCTAACCGGACGTATCATGCTTAACCGTAACACCACCACTGAGGTGCGTGCAAGGTTTCCCGGCGTAGTTAAAAGCGTCAACGTAAATTGGGGTGACAAGGTAACATACGGCCAAAAGCTGGCCACGGTGTAA
- a CDS encoding cation diffusion facilitator family transporter — translation MSCCDNDAGGNVADSNYRKILWIILALNAGMFLVEVIASLYSGSVALLADAVDFFADAFNYAISLYVLDKALATRAKASLIKGGTMGLFGLLVIGNSIYRAATEAVPQAEIMGAIGLLALLVNIVSAWMLYHYREGDSNRESVWICSRNDAIGNVLVMLAAAGVAFTQSHWPDIIVAFFIAVLFLRSAWRIYRSAIKELKEARQS, via the coding sequence ATGAGTTGTTGTGATAATGACGCTGGCGGCAATGTAGCCGATAGTAATTACCGGAAAATTCTTTGGATTATTTTGGCACTGAATGCTGGAATGTTTCTGGTCGAGGTGATCGCCAGCCTGTATTCCGGCTCGGTAGCATTGCTGGCCGATGCGGTGGATTTCTTTGCCGATGCCTTTAACTATGCCATTTCGCTCTATGTGTTGGATAAGGCACTGGCTACCCGCGCCAAAGCCTCGCTGATTAAAGGCGGCACGATGGGGCTATTTGGCCTGCTGGTCATCGGCAATAGCATCTACCGTGCCGCTACCGAAGCAGTTCCCCAGGCTGAAATCATGGGCGCTATTGGATTGCTGGCACTGCTTGTTAATATTGTCAGCGCATGGATGCTTTATCATTACCGCGAAGGTGACAGTAACCGTGAATCAGTGTGGATTTGCAGCCGCAATGATGCCATTGGCAATGTGCTGGTCATGCTGGCAGCCGCTGGCGTGGCGTTCACCCAAAGCCACTGGCCGGATATTATTGTGGCATTTTTCATTGCTGTTTTATTTTTACGCAGCGCATGGCGCATCTATCGCTCGGCCATCAAAGAGCTAAAAGAAGCGAGGCAGTCATGA
- a CDS encoding isoprenylcysteine carboxylmethyltransferase family protein, producing the protein MHGTESAYGLWTLVIINSAIFIIFAFSFFKPQTKRDWRSFSAFSAFIVALFVEMYGFPLTIYLFSGWLTANYPGVDFLSHENGHLLHTIFGFEGNAHFDPLHMASIVFIGLGFIMLSAAWNVLYKAQRAGKLAVTGLYAKMRHPQYIGFVAIMFGFLLQWPTIITVIMFPILVVMYWRLAKKEERDSKERFGKAWDDYKAHVPAFIPKWNTVFNN; encoded by the coding sequence ATGCACGGTACAGAATCAGCTTACGGCTTATGGACATTGGTTATCATTAATTCGGCGATCTTTATCATCTTCGCCTTTAGTTTTTTCAAACCCCAGACCAAACGGGATTGGCGCTCATTTAGTGCCTTCTCAGCCTTTATTGTCGCGTTGTTTGTGGAGATGTATGGCTTTCCGCTCACCATCTATTTGTTCTCCGGTTGGCTAACCGCTAATTATCCGGGGGTGGATTTCCTCTCACATGAAAATGGCCATTTGCTGCATACGATCTTCGGCTTTGAAGGCAATGCGCATTTTGACCCGCTACACATGGCTAGCATCGTCTTTATCGGCTTGGGTTTCATTATGCTCTCGGCAGCCTGGAATGTACTCTATAAAGCCCAGCGTGCCGGAAAGCTGGCAGTGACCGGGCTTTATGCCAAAATGCGCCACCCACAATATATCGGCTTTGTTGCCATCATGTTCGGCTTTTTGCTGCAATGGCCAACCATTATCACGGTGATCATGTTCCCGATATTAGTGGTGATGTATTGGCGTTTAGCCAAAAAAGAAGAACGTGATTCCAAAGAGCGCTTTGGTAAAGCGTGGGATGATTACAAGGCACATGTTCCAGCCTTCATTCCAAAATGGAACACCGTATTTAATAACTAA
- a CDS encoding CusA/CzcA family heavy metal efflux RND transporter, with translation MLENIIYFSIRHRWLVMISVIGLMALGVYNFNRLSIDAVPDITNVQVQINTNAPGYSPLEVEQRVTFPIETVLAGIPKLDHTRSLSRYGLSQVTVVFEDGTDIYFARQLLNERLSQIKSEIPEGLEPIMGPIATGLGEIFSYVVEVKEGAVKEDGTPYTSMDLLTVQDWIIVPQLRNLKGVVEVNSIGGYEKQFHVMPYPERLLAYELTVRDVTEALENNNDNVGAGYIEKSGEQYLIRVPGQVKDIDDIEHIIVAKRDELTIRIGDIADVKLGAPLRTGAATMNDQEIVLGTAMMLMGENSRDVAQRVASKLDIINDSLPEGIVARAVYDRTALVDRTIWTVEKNLLEGALLVIVILFLLLGNIRAALITAIVIPISMLMTITGMVENKVSGNLMSLGALDFGLIVDGAVIIIENCIRRFGMAQHEFGRLLSKEERFKLTAEATAEVIQPSIFGVIIITVVYLPIFALTGIEGKMFHPMAFTVVTALLSALVLSITFVPAAVALFVTGKVEEKESAIIRKSKQWYRPMLEWSIVHPKQIIIGATALVLLSLVVGSRMGSEFIPNLDEGDIMVQALRIPSTSLSQSVEMQIEVEKHIRQFPEVKEVFAKIGTPEVATDPMPPNIADTFVMLKPHDEWPDSSKSKAELVEEIEAVLKKVPGNNYEFTQPIQMRFNEMISGVRSDLAIKLYGDDLDQLLASAQNIGTALQAVEGAADVKVEQVTGLPVLSVLPDRAALDLYGLNIADVQEVVQVAMGGKEAGQVFEGDRRFDLVVRLPEHLRTDIKTLERLPIPLAYAEQEGADMRPDYVPLEEVANISIIYGPNQISRENGKRRVVVTANVRGRDLGGFVEDVQQTIRQKVDLPAGYWVDYGGTFEQLISAKQRLMIVVPVALLLIFGLLFMAFGSGRAALLIFSGVPLALTGGIAALWLRDIPLSISAGVGFIALSGVAVLNGVVMVSFIRGLRDQGMKIDQAIIEGALTRLRPILMTALVASLGFVPMALNTGAGAEVQRPLATVVIGGIISSTALTLLVLPALYRLFHKKERKEEAL, from the coding sequence ATGTTAGAAAATATTATTTATTTCTCAATAAGACACCGATGGCTGGTAATGATCAGCGTGATCGGCCTGATGGCTTTAGGCGTTTATAATTTCAACCGGCTGTCGATTGATGCTGTGCCGGATATTACCAATGTGCAGGTGCAAATTAACACCAATGCGCCAGGTTACTCGCCGCTGGAGGTAGAACAGCGCGTGACCTTCCCGATAGAAACCGTGCTTGCCGGTATCCCCAAGCTGGATCATACCCGCTCTCTCTCGCGCTATGGTCTGAGCCAGGTGACGGTGGTGTTTGAAGATGGCACCGATATTTATTTTGCGCGTCAGCTCTTAAATGAGCGCCTATCGCAAATTAAAAGTGAAATCCCCGAAGGGTTAGAGCCAATCATGGGGCCGATTGCCACCGGATTGGGTGAGATATTCTCTTACGTGGTGGAAGTCAAAGAAGGGGCGGTCAAAGAAGATGGCACACCCTACACCTCGATGGATTTACTCACCGTGCAGGATTGGATCATCGTACCGCAGCTTAGAAACTTAAAAGGCGTGGTCGAGGTTAATTCCATCGGCGGCTATGAAAAACAATTCCATGTCATGCCTTATCCGGAGCGTTTGCTTGCTTATGAACTGACAGTACGCGATGTGACCGAAGCGCTGGAAAATAATAATGATAATGTGGGTGCAGGCTATATCGAAAAAAGCGGCGAGCAATATCTGATCCGTGTTCCCGGTCAGGTCAAAGATATTGATGATATCGAGCATATCATTGTCGCCAAACGTGATGAACTGACCATCCGTATTGGTGATATTGCCGATGTCAAACTTGGCGCACCGCTTCGCACCGGTGCTGCGACCATGAATGATCAGGAAATTGTGCTTGGCACCGCTATGATGTTGATGGGTGAAAATAGCCGTGACGTAGCGCAGCGTGTGGCAAGTAAGCTGGATATTATTAACGATAGCCTGCCCGAAGGTATTGTGGCTCGCGCAGTCTATGACCGCACCGCATTGGTGGATCGTACCATCTGGACGGTGGAAAAAAACCTGCTTGAAGGCGCATTGTTGGTGATCGTGATTCTGTTTTTACTACTCGGTAACATCCGTGCTGCTTTGATTACCGCCATCGTGATTCCTATTTCCATGCTCATGACTATTACCGGCATGGTTGAAAACAAAGTTTCCGGAAACCTGATGAGCTTAGGCGCATTGGATTTTGGACTGATTGTTGATGGCGCAGTGATCATTATTGAAAACTGTATCCGGCGTTTTGGTATGGCCCAGCATGAATTTGGGCGACTGTTAAGCAAAGAGGAACGCTTCAAGCTCACCGCCGAAGCTACTGCCGAGGTGATTCAACCAAGTATTTTCGGGGTGATCATCATCACCGTGGTGTATCTACCCATCTTTGCCTTAACCGGCATTGAAGGCAAAATGTTCCACCCAATGGCCTTTACCGTGGTGACCGCGTTGCTCTCTGCGTTGGTATTGTCTATCACTTTTGTACCCGCAGCCGTGGCATTATTTGTCACCGGCAAGGTGGAGGAAAAGGAAAGCGCCATCATCCGCAAATCCAAGCAGTGGTATAGACCGATGTTGGAATGGAGCATTGTGCATCCCAAACAGATTATTATCGGTGCCACTGCCTTGGTGCTGCTAAGTTTGGTGGTAGGTTCGCGCATGGGGTCGGAATTTATCCCTAATCTGGATGAAGGCGACATCATGGTGCAGGCATTACGCATTCCAAGCACGTCCTTAAGTCAATCGGTAGAAATGCAAATCGAGGTGGAAAAGCACATCCGTCAATTCCCGGAAGTCAAAGAAGTGTTTGCTAAGATTGGTACGCCGGAAGTGGCCACCGACCCGATGCCGCCTAATATTGCCGATACATTTGTGATGCTCAAACCTCACGATGAATGGCCGGATAGCAGCAAAAGCAAAGCAGAGCTAGTCGAGGAGATTGAAGCTGTCTTGAAGAAAGTGCCGGGGAATAATTACGAATTCACCCAGCCGATTCAAATGCGTTTTAACGAAATGATCTCCGGAGTAAGGAGTGATCTAGCCATAAAGCTCTATGGTGATGATCTTGATCAGCTGCTCGCATCCGCACAAAATATTGGCACTGCTTTACAAGCCGTAGAAGGTGCTGCCGATGTGAAGGTAGAGCAAGTTACCGGCTTGCCAGTGCTTTCCGTATTGCCGGATCGTGCCGCACTTGATCTGTATGGCCTTAATATTGCTGATGTGCAGGAAGTAGTACAGGTGGCAATGGGAGGCAAAGAAGCCGGTCAGGTCTTTGAAGGTGACAGGCGCTTTGATCTGGTCGTGCGCCTGCCGGAGCATCTGCGCACCGACATTAAAACCTTGGAACGTCTGCCCATACCGCTTGCTTATGCCGAGCAGGAAGGCGCGGATATGCGTCCAGATTATGTGCCTTTGGAAGAGGTCGCCAATATCAGCATCATCTATGGCCCGAACCAAATCAGCCGTGAGAATGGCAAGCGCCGCGTGGTGGTCACCGCTAATGTGCGGGGACGTGATCTGGGTGGCTTTGTGGAAGATGTGCAGCAAACCATCAGGCAAAAAGTCGATCTGCCTGCCGGATATTGGGTGGATTATGGCGGCACGTTTGAACAGCTGATTTCCGCCAAGCAACGCTTGATGATTGTCGTGCCAGTGGCATTGCTACTCATTTTTGGCCTGCTATTTATGGCGTTTGGCTCAGGTCGCGCTGCCTTGCTGATCTTCTCCGGTGTGCCATTGGCCCTAACAGGAGGGATTGCCGCATTGTGGTTGCGTGATATCCCACTCTCCATTTCTGCAGGTGTCGGCTTTATCGCGCTGTCTGGTGTGGCAGTGCTCAATGGTGTGGTGATGGTGTCTTTCATCCGTGGATTGCGAGATCAGGGTATGAAGATTGACCAAGCTATCATTGAAGGTGCCTTAACCCGCCTGCGCCCCATCCTGATGACCGCACTGGTAGCCAGCCTCGGCTTTGTCCCGATGGCACTAAATACCGGTGCTGGTGCAGAAGTACAGCGGCCACTGGCCACGGTGGTGATCGGCGGGATCATTTCCTCCACCGCGCTGACCTTGCTGGTGCTGCCAGCCCTGTACCGGCTGTTCCACAAAAAAGAACGCAAAGAGGAGGCACTATGA
- a CDS encoding copper-binding protein, with protein sequence MKTILKTLLIASAFTLPVAAYAGHHEEKHGDHQHHETMHQQDAVMGKGTIHSISQMNRKVNITHDPIPALKWPEMTMDLDVADSVDLKTVKPGDMVNFHIVLGEDKVYRITKIMKAHKGEHDAKQCMQGEDCPMHEGMKHPGKDGEMKDMMHDKKDDHGDHKH encoded by the coding sequence ATGAAAACGATACTGAAAACCTTACTGATTGCCTCAGCATTCACTTTGCCAGTGGCAGCCTATGCCGGTCACCACGAGGAAAAACACGGAGATCACCAGCACCATGAAACAATGCACCAACAAGATGCTGTTATGGGAAAAGGTACCATTCACAGCATCAGTCAGATGAACCGTAAAGTTAATATCACGCACGATCCTATACCAGCTCTTAAATGGCCGGAAATGACAATGGACTTAGATGTTGCCGACTCTGTTGATCTGAAAACAGTCAAGCCAGGGGATATGGTAAATTTTCATATCGTGCTGGGTGAAGACAAAGTCTACCGCATTACTAAAATAATGAAGGCCCATAAGGGCGAGCATGACGCCAAGCAGTGCATGCAAGGTGAAGATTGCCCGATGCATGAAGGCATGAAGCATCCCGGTAAAGATGGTGAGATGAAGGATATGATGCACGACAAAAAAGACGATCACGGTGATCACAAACACTAA
- the lspA gene encoding signal peptidase II, translated as MTRFGMAIAAIALLLIQLTQQVLFATIAGAKAPVVVTPFFNLVTVWNPGISFGMLQDIPNGQWILSAVAMLIVAWLFVWLRKVTHRSTALALGLIIGGAIGNIIDRIRFSAVFDYLDFHALGYHWPAFNLSDSFIFIGVALLLFSTLGEAKTSSVQQLTN; from the coding sequence ATGACACGATTTGGTATGGCCATCGCCGCGATTGCTCTGCTGCTGATACAGCTCACCCAGCAAGTGTTATTTGCCACCATCGCAGGAGCAAAAGCGCCAGTGGTGGTGACCCCATTTTTTAATCTGGTGACGGTGTGGAATCCCGGCATCAGCTTTGGCATGCTGCAAGATATCCCAAACGGTCAGTGGATTCTTTCAGCTGTCGCCATGCTCATCGTAGCATGGCTATTCGTATGGTTAAGGAAGGTCACCCATCGCTCCACCGCTTTGGCGCTGGGGCTGATTATCGGCGGAGCCATTGGCAATATCATAGATAGGATAAGGTTTTCCGCCGTGTTTGATTATCTGGATTTCCATGCCCTTGGCTATCACTGGCCTGCCTTTAACCTGTCCGACAGTTTTATCTTCATCGGCGTGGCGTTGCTTTTATTCAGCACGCTCGGTGAAGCTAAAACGTCATCCGTTCAACAACTAACCAACTAA
- a CDS encoding DUF2933 domain-containing protein, whose protein sequence is MQHDHEHYHKPEHKEKWWQTNTGMLLVILFAVGGYYLIKAHGAHIAENWFLLILLLCPLMHVFMHGGHGGHGGHGQHDDNDNDREA, encoded by the coding sequence ATGCAGCACGATCACGAACATTATCACAAACCGGAACATAAGGAAAAATGGTGGCAAACCAATACAGGTATGCTGCTGGTCATTCTTTTTGCTGTGGGTGGATACTATCTCATTAAAGCACATGGGGCGCATATCGCAGAGAACTGGTTTCTGCTGATCTTGCTACTCTGCCCGTTGATGCATGTATTTATGCATGGAGGTCACGGTGGCCACGGCGGTCATGGGCAGCATGATGATAACGATAATGACAGGGAGGCGTAA